A genomic window from Sparus aurata chromosome 4, fSpaAur1.1, whole genome shotgun sequence includes:
- the obi1 gene encoding RING finger protein 219 isoform X1, whose protein sequence is MALNFQTSTLSLTLPISCQICLGKVRQPVICANHHVFCSSCMEMWLKKASQCPTCRVPITAENPCREIIGGTNESDHSDNPSTRKCLRKTRGELLLREYEEEIDGLIRENEELKTKNQNLESQLKTALDPCSINAAQSDDKRVDPCVLEEWTNKLRAATEVCDEVKQDIDKLKEANKALRSQNVDLVQENMRLKAEVVSRSPQKFGRYTVAALEAKIQQSEREVDHLKKALERSDQYIEELESQARKPEKRHAEMELVCGKDGSEALTQQQKINMMMRSLSDNERTSICSNPEATCRTFSRNHSLIFKEVNKNLTEEQKNEDLESTSSDFLPTTPSSAFRSLTLRSPGIREKKVAFKAAPYLRRLDFDEFPSLDNSSSSTIENQFSSLEKFTKGLPPNTDMEASKSVFWGGWQRSESSEPCPSEEGSVKGGTSANLVGQKPDGVQTSSEASMDAAYLDKISELDSMMLDGESSSSRGSQLSLVSSPPADLDNTLVPEQQTCPDVLSSQSEQKIHLPRDSAECPANDKEALGGSEEQSFAALGSDGESDAHVPGCAGQRGPSQTDELSFDLLFDALEENKAGPSGSLSPASQDNDDVNLSSSSSSSCIGKPVNTTRDRHGLNISQPTKRKSHSPFNTNSPTKLSKLM, encoded by the exons ATGGCTCTCAACTTTCAGACATCGACCCTTTCTCTGACTTTACCGATTTCGTGTCAGATATGTCTCGGAAAG GTCAGGCAGCCGGTCATTTGTGCCAACCACCACGTGTTCTGTTCGTCCTGCATGGAAATGTGGTTAAAGAAAGCTAGCCAGTGTCCCACCTGCAGAGTCCCCATTACAGCAGAGAACCCCTGCAGGGAAATCATCG GAGGCACAAATGAGAGTGATCACAGTGATAATCCGTCCACGAGGAAATGTCTCCGAAAAACCAGAGGGGAGCTGCTTTTACGGGAGTACGAG GAGGAGATTGATGGTCTCATTAGAGAAAACGAGGAGCTGAAAACCAAAAATCAAAATCTGGAGTCACAGCTGAAGACTGCTTTGGATCCCTGCAGCATTAATGCAGCGCAATCGGATGACAAAAGAGTTGACCCTTGCGTCCTGGAAGAGTGGACAAACAAGCTGCGAGCTGCCACGGAGGTCTGCGATGAAGTAAAGCAGGACATAGACAAGCTGAAGGAG GCAAACAAGGCATTACGATCTCAGAATGTCGACCTCGTACAAGAGAATATGAGACTGAAAGCAGAGGTGGTGAGCAGATCTCCTCAGAA GTTCGGTCGTTACACAGTGGCAGCACTGGAAGCTAAAATCCAGCAGTCTGAGCGTGAGGTGGACCACTTGAAGAAGGCGCTGGAGCGCAGTGACCAGTACATTGAAGAGCTTGAGTCTCAGGCCAGGAAACCCGAGAAGAGACATGCTGAAATGGAGTTGGTGTGTGGAAAGGATGGTTCAGAGGCTCTCACACAGCAACAGAAGATCAACATGATGATGAGAAGCTTGAGTGACAACGAGCGGACTTCAATCTGCAGCAATCCAGAGGCAACATGTCGAACATTTTCAAGAAATCACAGTTTGATCTTCAAAGAGGTCAATAAGAATCTCACGGAGGAGCAGAAAAACGAGGACTTGGAAAGCACCTCCTCTGACTTTCTGCCCACCACACCGTCCTCTGCCTTCCGGTCCCTGACTCTTAGAAGTCCTGGCATCCGTGAGAAGAAAGTTGCTTTTAAAGCTGCGCCTTATCTGAGGAGGCTTGATTTTGATGAATTTCCTAGTCtggacaacagcagcagcagcaccatcGAGAACCAGTTCAGCAGCCTTGAGAAGTTCACCAAAGGCTTGCCTCCAAATACTGACATGGAAGCCTCAAAGTCTGTCTTCTGGGGCGGTTGGCAGAGATCTGAATCCAGCGAGCCATGTCCAAGTGAAGAAGGCTCAGTTAAAGGAGGCACTTCGGCTAATCTTGTAGGTCAGAAGCCTGATGGTGTCCAGACGTCCAGTGAGGCCTCCATGGATGCAGCTTATCTGGACAAAATCTCAGAGTTGGACTCCATGATGCTGGATGGAGAGAGTTCCAGCAGTCGGGGATCGCAGCTCTCCCTGGTGTCCTCCCCTCCGGCAGACTTGGACAACACCCTTGTCCCAGAGCAACAAACCTGCCCTGACGTCTTGTCAAGCCAGAGTGAACAGAAGATCCACCTGCCACGTGACAGCGCGGAATGCCCCGCGAATGACAAAGAAGCTCTCGGCGGCTCTGAAGAGCAAAGTTTTGCTGCTCTGGGGTCAGACGGGGAGAGCGATGCCCATGTCCCTGGCTGCGCAGGTCAGCGAGGGCCCTCTCAGACCGATGAACTCTCCTTTGATTTGCTGTTTGATGCACTGGAAGAAAATAAGGCCGGCCCCTCTGGCTCTCTCAGTCCAGCAAGCCAGGACAACGACGATGTAaacctctcctcttcctcctcctccagctgcatTGGTAAACCTGTGAACACAACAAGAGACAGACACGGACTGAACATCAGCCAGCCAACAAAGAGAAAGTCTCACAGTCCCTTTAACACAAACAGTCCTACCAAACTTTCAAAGCTCATGTGA
- the obi1 gene encoding RING finger protein 219 isoform X2, with amino-acid sequence MEMWLKKASQCPTCRVPITAENPCREIIGGTNESDHSDNPSTRKCLRKTRGELLLREYEEEIDGLIRENEELKTKNQNLESQLKTALDPCSINAAQSDDKRVDPCVLEEWTNKLRAATEVCDEVKQDIDKLKEANKALRSQNVDLVQENMRLKAEVVSRSPQKFGRYTVAALEAKIQQSEREVDHLKKALERSDQYIEELESQARKPEKRHAEMELVCGKDGSEALTQQQKINMMMRSLSDNERTSICSNPEATCRTFSRNHSLIFKEVNKNLTEEQKNEDLESTSSDFLPTTPSSAFRSLTLRSPGIREKKVAFKAAPYLRRLDFDEFPSLDNSSSSTIENQFSSLEKFTKGLPPNTDMEASKSVFWGGWQRSESSEPCPSEEGSVKGGTSANLVGQKPDGVQTSSEASMDAAYLDKISELDSMMLDGESSSSRGSQLSLVSSPPADLDNTLVPEQQTCPDVLSSQSEQKIHLPRDSAECPANDKEALGGSEEQSFAALGSDGESDAHVPGCAGQRGPSQTDELSFDLLFDALEENKAGPSGSLSPASQDNDDVNLSSSSSSSCIGKPVNTTRDRHGLNISQPTKRKSHSPFNTNSPTKLSKLM; translated from the exons ATGGAAATGTGGTTAAAGAAAGCTAGCCAGTGTCCCACCTGCAGAGTCCCCATTACAGCAGAGAACCCCTGCAGGGAAATCATCG GAGGCACAAATGAGAGTGATCACAGTGATAATCCGTCCACGAGGAAATGTCTCCGAAAAACCAGAGGGGAGCTGCTTTTACGGGAGTACGAG GAGGAGATTGATGGTCTCATTAGAGAAAACGAGGAGCTGAAAACCAAAAATCAAAATCTGGAGTCACAGCTGAAGACTGCTTTGGATCCCTGCAGCATTAATGCAGCGCAATCGGATGACAAAAGAGTTGACCCTTGCGTCCTGGAAGAGTGGACAAACAAGCTGCGAGCTGCCACGGAGGTCTGCGATGAAGTAAAGCAGGACATAGACAAGCTGAAGGAG GCAAACAAGGCATTACGATCTCAGAATGTCGACCTCGTACAAGAGAATATGAGACTGAAAGCAGAGGTGGTGAGCAGATCTCCTCAGAA GTTCGGTCGTTACACAGTGGCAGCACTGGAAGCTAAAATCCAGCAGTCTGAGCGTGAGGTGGACCACTTGAAGAAGGCGCTGGAGCGCAGTGACCAGTACATTGAAGAGCTTGAGTCTCAGGCCAGGAAACCCGAGAAGAGACATGCTGAAATGGAGTTGGTGTGTGGAAAGGATGGTTCAGAGGCTCTCACACAGCAACAGAAGATCAACATGATGATGAGAAGCTTGAGTGACAACGAGCGGACTTCAATCTGCAGCAATCCAGAGGCAACATGTCGAACATTTTCAAGAAATCACAGTTTGATCTTCAAAGAGGTCAATAAGAATCTCACGGAGGAGCAGAAAAACGAGGACTTGGAAAGCACCTCCTCTGACTTTCTGCCCACCACACCGTCCTCTGCCTTCCGGTCCCTGACTCTTAGAAGTCCTGGCATCCGTGAGAAGAAAGTTGCTTTTAAAGCTGCGCCTTATCTGAGGAGGCTTGATTTTGATGAATTTCCTAGTCtggacaacagcagcagcagcaccatcGAGAACCAGTTCAGCAGCCTTGAGAAGTTCACCAAAGGCTTGCCTCCAAATACTGACATGGAAGCCTCAAAGTCTGTCTTCTGGGGCGGTTGGCAGAGATCTGAATCCAGCGAGCCATGTCCAAGTGAAGAAGGCTCAGTTAAAGGAGGCACTTCGGCTAATCTTGTAGGTCAGAAGCCTGATGGTGTCCAGACGTCCAGTGAGGCCTCCATGGATGCAGCTTATCTGGACAAAATCTCAGAGTTGGACTCCATGATGCTGGATGGAGAGAGTTCCAGCAGTCGGGGATCGCAGCTCTCCCTGGTGTCCTCCCCTCCGGCAGACTTGGACAACACCCTTGTCCCAGAGCAACAAACCTGCCCTGACGTCTTGTCAAGCCAGAGTGAACAGAAGATCCACCTGCCACGTGACAGCGCGGAATGCCCCGCGAATGACAAAGAAGCTCTCGGCGGCTCTGAAGAGCAAAGTTTTGCTGCTCTGGGGTCAGACGGGGAGAGCGATGCCCATGTCCCTGGCTGCGCAGGTCAGCGAGGGCCCTCTCAGACCGATGAACTCTCCTTTGATTTGCTGTTTGATGCACTGGAAGAAAATAAGGCCGGCCCCTCTGGCTCTCTCAGTCCAGCAAGCCAGGACAACGACGATGTAaacctctcctcttcctcctcctccagctgcatTGGTAAACCTGTGAACACAACAAGAGACAGACACGGACTGAACATCAGCCAGCCAACAAAGAGAAAGTCTCACAGTCCCTTTAACACAAACAGTCCTACCAAACTTTCAAAGCTCATGTGA
- the pou4f1 gene encoding POU domain, class 4, transcription factor 1, producing MMSMNSKQPHFAMHPSLPEHKYTTLHSSSEAIRRACLQTPQLQSNIFASLDETLLARAEALAAVDIAVSQGKTHPFKPDATYHTMSTVPCSSTSTVPLAHHHHHHHHHHHQNLEPPDIMDHLTSPSLALMSSAHDGTGGGGGGGGGGGGGGLISSSSHPHSHMHGLGHLSHQAMSMNSPLTHHGLLPGHHGGSQGGPGLTNAGLPSINDSDTDPRELEAFAERFKQRRIKLGVTQADVGGALANLKIPGVGSLSQSTICRFESLTLSHNNMIALKPILQAWLEEAEGAQREKMSKPDIFNGGEKKRKRTSIAAPEKRSLEAYFAVQPRPSSEKIAAIAEKLDLKKNVVRVWFCNQRQKQKRLKFSAAH from the exons ATGATGTCCATGAACAGCAAACAGCCGCACTTCGCGATGCATCCCTCCTTACCGGAGCACAAGTACACCACCCTGCATTCCAGCTCGGAAGCTATAAGGAGAGCCTGTCTACAAACTCCACAG CTGCAGAGCAACATATTTGCCAGCCTGGATGAGACCCTGCTGGCCCGGGCTGAGGCTTTGGCGGCCGTGGACATCGCCGTGTCCCAGGGCAAGACGCACCCGTTCAAGCCCGACGCCACATACCACACGATGAGCACCGTGCCATGCTCGTCGACATCCACTGTTCCcctggcccaccaccaccatcaccatcaccaccaccaccaccagaaCCTGGAGCCGCCGGACATAATGGACCACCTCACCTCGCCGTCGCTCGCCCTGATGTCCAGTGCGCACGACGGGACCGGCGGTGGAGGTGGCGGGGGCGGCGGAGGTGGAGGCGGAGggctcatctcctcctcctcccacccgCACTCCCACATGCACGGCTTGGGTCACCTCTCCCACCAGGCTATGAGCATGAACTCGCCTCTCACTCACCACGGGCTCTTACCGGGCCATCACGGGGGGAGTCAAGGCGGCCCAGGGCTCACTAACGCCGGACTCCCCTCCATCAATGACTCGGACACAGACCCAAGGGAGCTGGAGGCGTTCGCGGAGCGCTTTAAGCAGCGGAGGATCAAGCTGGGGGTGACCCAGGCGGACGTGGGAGGCGCACTGGCTAATCTCAAAATCCCCGGCGTGGGATCGCTGAGCCAAAGTACAATTTGTCGATTCGAGTCGTTAACTCTCTCCCACAACAACATGATTGCGCTCAAACCTATCCTCCAGGCCTGGCTCGAGGAGGCCGAGGGGGCCCAGAGGGAGAAAATGAGCAAACCTGACATTTTCAACGGAGGGGAGAAGAAGCGCAAGAGGACCTCGATAGCGGCCCCGGAAAAGAGGTCTTTGGAGGCTTACTTCGCCGTACAGCCTCGACCGTCGTCCGAGAAAATAGCAGCTATCGCTGAAAAGTTGgacctgaaaaaaaatgtggtgcGAGTGTGGTTTTGTAACCAAAGACAGAAGCAGAAGAGGTTGAAATTTTCCGCTGCTCACTGA